The Xyrauchen texanus isolate HMW12.3.18 chromosome 42, RBS_HiC_50CHRs, whole genome shotgun sequence genome includes the window acgtgtatatacagtgtacacacacacacatatataaatatgcacacatacatgtgtatatacagtgtacacacacatatataatacacacacatatagtgtacacacacacacatatataatgtacacacacacatataatacacacacatatgtgtatatacagtgtacacacacatgtataatgtacacacacatatataatacacacacatgtgtatatacagtgtacacacatatatatataatacacatatatgtgtatatagtgtacacacacacacacacacacacatatatatgtgtatatacagtatacacacatatataatgtgtacacacacacacatatttatatatataatacacacacaatgaTTTCTTTATTGTAATAAATACTGTTGTGCTttgcaattatttattattattattattattaaagtcaaGATACTTCcatgatatatttttaaattataaatataatttataacaaTTTTATCTGTTGTGATTTCAGGGTATTGttcatgaaaataatgacaaaatgaaaaataaatgagttaataaaaataaaagaatatacaataataataataataataataatcaaaatctatattttatggtcctaaaaataggctttgatttttgggtgaagatTGAGCGGGACATGCGAGTGTTTGAGATTTGATGGTGTGTGAGTGTAAAGATgggaaatatttatattaatattcagGAACCTTTAAAACGGATGTTTTCTTGCGATTACAGAAGCGACCGCTGCCGTTCTCATCATGTTCTTTCcgtctttctcttcctcttctaAGTGTCTGTACCTTGCAGAAAaagctatataaaataaataaatatatatgaagaTATGAAACTGTACAAGTGACCAGCTGTAACTCTGGATGCAATCGATGATCCAGGATTTCAGGAAGCCGATACCTCAGAACTCACGTGGAACGGTGTTGTTTAGCTGGACATTCGTGACACTATAGAGCAAACGTACACTATCGTAACACTAACCACAAACCTCTTTTATATAGGCGTGACGTGTGTGACGAACCCCTTGACAACCGGACGACCTCTTGCATTTCTTGCCACCCTGCAGATGTTAAACATTGTTATACTAGTGTTTGCCCCgaacagggacggattatgacttcaAAGGTCCTGGGGCATAATCATCTCAGAGAGTTTGTGGTTCATGCCCAAAATGGCTTTCGTGcaggggatcaccaaactagattgcgcaaccttaaagccccCCCGGTAGTCAAGGTCCCCCCCCGGTAGTCAAGGTCCCCCCTGGTAGTCAAGTGCACGGGCCCTCCCCCCGGTAGTCAAAAGctcacccccccccaccccccggtAGTCAAGAGCACCGCCCCCAGGGAAGTCAAGGCCCCCCGGTAGTCAAGAGCACCCACCACCCCTCCCCGGAAGTCAAGGGCCCCTCCGGTAGTCAAGAGCACCCGCCCCCAGGGAAGTCAAGCCCCCGGTAGTCAAGGGCACAGTAGTCAAGAGCACTCACCACCCACCTCCCCGGAAGTCAAGGGACCCCCGGTAGTCAAGAGCACCCCGACCCCCGGAAGTCAAGGCCCCCGGTAGTCAAGAGCACCCCGCCCCCCGAAGTCAAGGGTCCCCGGTAGTCAAGAGCACCCCGCCCCCCAACCCCTGGGAAGTCAAGGGCCCCCGGTAGTCAAGAACACCCACCACCCCCTCCACCCGGAAGTCAAGGGCCCCTCTGGTAGTCAAGAGCACCCCGACCCCCGGAAGTCAAGGCCCCCCGGTACTCAAGGGCCCCTCTGGTAGTCAAGAGCACCACCCCctcccctggtagtcaagggcccctctGGTAGTCAAGAGCACCACCCCCCGTAGTCAAGGCCGCCCCACCCCGGTAGTCAACGCCCCACcccggtagtcaagggccccccacCGTAGTCAACGCCCCCCCCCGGTAGTCAAGGCCCCTTTGTCCCGGTCGATAATCCGTCCCTGGTCCCGAACTGAAATAACTGGATGTGTTATAACCAAACgaaccaatgtaaataatgctGTAGCTCCAGGTCTTCTCCATTGTGCCGTTCTGTATAATTCAGGTGCTTCTACGTCAACGGTGCTGGAGAATATGAAATGAGGGGTGTTCGCTCACACGTGTTGTCGGGGGGTTTCAGATTTGAATTGCTGTTTCTTTACCAGAATATGTGAAATGTACATGTTGTAGGTTCTCTTTCACTATTGTAGCTGAAACTGTAGATCAGGCTTTTACTACTGATTTTAACATAAATATACTAAACAAATCTGTATAAGACGAGATGTATACGGAGAGCGTGTTGTTTGGACTGAAGAGTATGTTAAAGTTTATCTATCAAAGGCCCTGGTGAAATCCATCGTATTGCCGTCACGAATGGAGGATTTCCTCGAGCGATCATTGTAACATAGTTCTTTCATTTGCAGTGAATCATTGTTGATTTTGACTGTGGTGATTCCGAGTTTGACTTGAGTTTGAGTTGTTTAGACgtcgggatgtggctgtttcttCTCCGCATTGGTGCCGGAATAAACCAGTATGAATGTAGTATTTGCCCAGTGTGAAACAGCCACACCACGACCAGTAGAGGGAAAAAGCTAGAAAGgattatttcattatttctttTTGTATATGAAAGTAAACAATAAAAGTGATAAAGCATCATGTGATCCTCTTGTCATCTTTTATCTCTCAGACAGTTTTGATGTTGAAGTTGCTGATAAGACTGAAGATAAATGACACGTTTATTTCATTTGTGAAGTTTGTGCATGAGAGATGTTACTGAATGGTGACAGACAGACGGGTAGAAAGATCGACAGACAAGCAGACAGATGGGTAGAAAGAtcaacagacagacagggagacagacagaccgatagaaagatcgacagacaggcagacagacagacgggtagaaagatcaacagacagacagggagacagacagaccgatagaaagatcgacagacagacagacgggtagaAAGATCaacagggagacagacagaccgatagaaaGATCGACAggcaagcagacagacagacgggtagaAAGATCAacagacagggagacagacagaccgatagaaagatcgacagacagacagacgggtagaaagatcaacagacagacagggagacagacagaccgatagaaagatcgacagacagacagacgggtagaAAGATCaacagggagacagacagaccgatagaaaGATCGACAggaaagcagacagacagacgggtagaAAGATCAacagacagggagacagacagaccgatagaaaGATCGACAGACAGACGGGTAGAAAGATCaacagggagacagacagaccgatagaaaGATCAACAggaaagcagacagacagacgggtagaAAGATcaacagacagaccgatagaaagatcgacagacagacagacgggtagaAAGATCaacaggaagacagacagaccgatagaaaGATCAACAggaaagcagacagacagacgggtagaAAGATCAacagacagggagacagacagaccgatagaaaGATCGACAGACAGACGGGTAGAAAGATCAACAAacagacagggagacagacagaccgatagaaagatcggcagacagacagacgggtagaAAGATCAACAGGcagacagggagacagacagaccgatagaaaGATCGTCAggcaagcagacagacagaccgatagaaaTATCgacagacagggagacagacagaccgatagaaagatcgacagacaggcagacagacagaggggTAGAAAGATcaacagacagaccgatagaaaGATCGACAGACAGAGGGGTAGAAAGAtcaacagacagacagggagacagacagaccgatagaaagatcgacagacaggcagacagacagacgggtagaAAGATCAACAAgcagacagacagggagacagacagactgatagaaagaTCGACAggcaagcagacagacagacgggtagaAAGATCAacagacagggagacagacagaccgatagaaagatcgacagacaggcagacagacagacgggtagaAAGATCAACAAgcagacagacagggagacagacagactgatagaaagaTCGACAggcaagcagacagacagacgggtagaaagatcaacagacagacagggagacagacagaccgatagaaagatcgacagacaggcagacagacagacgggtagaAAGATCAACAAgcagacagacagggagacagacagactgatagaaagaTCGACAggcaagcagacagacagacgggtagaaagatcaacagacagacagggagacagacagaccgatagaaaGATTGACAGGCAGATGGGTAGAAAGATTAACAGGCAGACAGATGGGTAGAAAGAtcaacagacagacagggagacagacagaccaatagaAAGATCAACAGACAAgcagacagacagggagacagacagaccaatagaAAGATCAACagacaagcagacagacagacagatagaaagattgGCAGACAGGTAGACAGGCAGAtggatagaaagatagacagaccgaTGGATAgaaagattgacagacagaccgatGGATAGaaagatcgacagacagacagaccgatggATAGAAACAtcaacaggcagacagacagacgggtagaAAGATCAACAAgcagacagacagggagacagacagactgatagaaagaTCGACAggcaagcagacagacagacgggtaaaaagatcaacagacagacagggagacagacagaccgatagaaaGATCGACAGGCAGATGGGTAGAAAGATTAACAGGcagacagggagacagacagaccaatagaAAGATCAACagacaagcagacagacagatagatagacagacagacagatatcatGCATATTCATTTTTGTATGTACATGTTAATTACTGATCTGTTAACAGTTTCATAACTTTGTGCAatgttttactaaattaaatgaataaaacttaaaatatttacttCAATTTGATTGAAATGTGTCaatcataaaatgtatgttttattgaTGAATTAATGCTTAATGCAACTAATGCTCGGCTTGTTTATTATGCATGATTGATTACACTAAATATTTCTTCAATATTTCTATAATTCCTAACAAAATTCATCAGATTGAATTGTGTAACGTTtagctaaattaataaatttgaattattttaaatagtttagctaaatttacactaaattatatttaaaaaaaaaaaaaaaaaagttaaataagaCGTCAGCGCGTCATCACCGTGTGTAAAGGGTTTTCAGATGCTGTTGTTGGTTCTATCCGCTAGATGGCGCTGTAGTGAACTCTCACTGATGATGCCGCGCGCTTCTTCGCTTACACCACGCGTGTTTGTTTGTGAAGATAATGTGATGAATGGTGATTATTATTAATCTGATCTGATTATATTAATGCGATTGTTCTGATTGATTGATGATGAGGTCTCGGTTTATCAGCGGGTTTGTGTTCGGCGCGGTGTTCAGCACGGGTTCATGTATCGCAGCTCTTAAACTCTATTTACAtgaagaacagaaaacacacaaagGTAAAACTAATTTATTATACTTCTAAATCACTTTCATCAATGATGATATTCAATGCAAACATTAAATAACGCACAACAGATCATTAGCTAATGTACTGCACATTCAGATATTAATAACCGGGGCAGGTTGTCACTATTTAATCCAGTGAGTATTTATCAGGGTGGGTTTAATTTACAAGTACATTTTTGTACAGACACAAACCTTTAAAATATTGACTACAACAAACTAGAGTATTTCTTTCGTTATTACCAAtggaaaaaaattttttaaacacGTTGACGCCCTTtacggggcatgttgtcacagtgGGACTTGCCATTAAACTGCCAAAATTTTACTGTTAGACAAGTATAAAATGGCAATTATATTTGTTGGCCAATAttcgttacacacacacacacacacatatatatatatatagcataaatGTGTGTTctagtgagacacttccaatgtaagtcaatggggtttaatctgtacacattaaaatactcactggcACATAAACgatatgtgtgtttacatgattttactgtcatgtCTGATGTCCAGAAAGCCCCGCCCATCGACTCATCGAGCGCTTTGGCCTCCCACAAACCGGCGCTGAGACTCGATTCTACATCAACCACATCCTGTCGTACGATCAGACCCGCCGGACTCCCCGATGGGTGGCAGAGCATCTGTCCGATCAGAGGTTATTGGGTGAGTTCCCGGTCCGATGTGTGAAAGTATCGTTCGACTGAAGATCTCCGACTGACGGCGGGTTTGATCTCTGACAGGTAAAGCCAACAGGAAACACTGCAAATTCAAACCAGACCCCGACGTTCCCGAGCCGTTCACAGCGCGGAACGAGGACTATCTGCGCAGCGGCTGGTCGAGAGGTCACATGGCGCCCGCCGGCGACAACAAGATTTCTGAGGTGAAGCGCTCTTCCGTTCAAAGCATGCCATAGGTGGTGTGTTGTTTACATTAAATTGGACTTTTCTCTCTGGACAGCAAGCGATGGCAGAAACCTTCTATCTGTCCAACATCGTCCCACAGAACTACGAAAACAACGCTGGATTCTGGAACAGGTGTGTTGAATGATaaacgcttgtgtgtgtgtgtgtgtgtgtgtgtgtgactcggTTGATTAAAGCGGATGTGTCGTAAGGTTGGAGATGTACTGCAGAGATCTGACGCAGAGGTTCGGTGATTTGTGGATCGTCTCCGGTCCTCTCCTGCTGCCACAGGTGGGAGACGACGGCAAGAAAACCATCTCTTATCAGGTGAGCGGTCTTCCTTTTGCCTGCAATTTTCCTACATGTTCTGGTCACTTGACATCTTTGTAAACGAGCATTTTCACTTGGCAAACTCTCCGAATGCTTCTTAAAGCGATTGCTTATCAATAGTCCTGTAAGCAGCAATTCAAGTGAGGTAGCACAGAGATATGGCATTTACATTCCTGtctgttatagcgccaccatgtGGCATGGGGACGCAGTGTTTTTCGTGTGTCTTAAGATTGACCTCCTACACAAGTGTCCAAAGTTTGGTGATGATATCTCATTCTGTTAAAGAGTTATAACCATTAAAGTAAGGTGGCCACATGGATTTCGTGCGTTTGGCATGTGGTTTTGAGGATGAGTATTTAATGAATGTTTTGATTGATGGGAAtggttcttgaggcaaagttgttcagaaagAGGAGATCTATCATATGATATGCGACTGTCCTCAAAGTccttgatggcaccttggacaaataAACTGCGTGCAAAATTTCATGTCGCTCGGACCAACGCTTCTTTAGTTAGAGCCGTTTTTACATTCGTCATTGGTATAGCGCCACCAAGTGGCTGAGTTGCGCAATTTTATCCATGTGACCTCAAACTGACCTCCTTCATAAGCATCTCCGATTTGGTGGAAATATCTCATTCCGTTCAAGAGTTATGAACATTTAAGTAAAAGAGGCCACGCCCacttagcatgttttagtgtagCGTTCAGACGACGAATCGAAAGTTCACAACGTTTTTGGGATATTATTGATATTGGGAATCCGGTGAATCTTTCTGCGCTGGTTTCGATCGGGTTCGAACTTcggacaattattattattttttttaaatatgtccaTAAAAGTAGGAAGTCAAGAGGGCGGAGCTAAAATTTGACCGGAGCATTTTGATTCGTCCTGACTCTAGGAATCACAGGAAAACATTATacataaacaacatgtgtgtttacatgattttactgtgatataatcacttactaaatgcatctgtggaaagatatagacaattttataactttgttgccatgatgacgtaacgctgtaaaccatattacattaaaacaattatttaaaccaCTTTATAGTTCAAATATTACACAAGATTTATcagaattaatgtaattatactatatcattatattttataagatttataaaattataagcgtcacatttctgtctttaaacctccaaaaattggccccattgacttccattataagtgtctcactggaacaatcatttaaagaaaaggagggacgagtcgaaataatatTTTTCGCAAGTCTAGAGTGCGCAGCAACAATTTGACCGGAGCATTTTCGTTTCGTCCTGACCCAAAGAATCAcaggaaaacataaaaataaatatatataaatatatataataaaaatatcaaaacaaataaaatgaagtgCCACATTAAAAGCAAAGTGAAATTAAGAAtagtagtaaataaataaaaataataataaataataaaaactaaataaaagctaattaa containing:
- the LOC127635185 gene encoding nuclease EXOG, mitochondrial-like, whose translation is MMRSRFISGFVFGAVFSTGSCIAALKLYLHEEQKTHKESPAHRLIERFGLPQTGAETRFYINHILSYDQTRRTPRWVAEHLSDQRLLGKANRKHCKFKPDPDVPEPFTARNEDYLRSGWSRGHMAPAGDNKISEQAMAETFYLSNIVPQNYENNAGFWNRLEMYCRDLTQRFGDLWIVSGPLLLPQVGDDGKKTISYQLIGPDDVAVPTHLYKVVLAQKDSSADSLALGAFVVPNAPIGFDHQLTEFQVSLPELERLSGLTFFPKVSRTEHLQNLCDVDSCQLMDFKQFTLYITGRKVTSARTLARLEKVMAELRDAGIPPDNYLNNLYLEKKGELVKGEEPENKSDA